In Bradyrhizobium symbiodeficiens, the genomic stretch CAGCCGATGCAGCGAAGCTGGTGGTAACTGCGCGCCCGCTGCGGCGGGCCGAGGTCGTCTCTACGGCCGCGCTTCGATCACGATCGCCTGGATCTTGCCGTCGACCGCTCCGGATCCATGCAGGGTTCGGAGCGTCTCGGCAACGAGGTCGGTCGCAGCCTGAAGCTTGCTGGCATCTCTCGCCTCGATCTCGCTGCGCAGCGGCGTCCCCTGACACAGGGCGAGCGCGACATATTCGGGAGAGGGCGCGCGGCTCGTTTCGGATCGCGTCTCGATCGAGACGTCGCGGAAGCCTGCGCGTTCGAGATCACTCTTGATGAGGCTCTTGTCGTAGTAGCCGTGCGGCGTGCGAACCATGAAACGCGGCGGATCGTCGGGGAACACCTTGGCGAGGGCGATTGTCGCCTCGTGGGTGACCACATTGTCCTCGATGCGGTCCCAGACGTTAAACACGAACGTGCCATCCGGCTTCAGGACGCGCTTGACCTCTCCGTAAGCCTTGACGCGGTCCGGAAAGAACATCGCGCCGAATTGGCAGCAGACCACGTCGAACTCGGCGTCAGCGAAGGGCAGGGCCATGGCGTCCGCCTGTCGCCAGGTGATGCGATCGTCGTTGGCTTGGCGCTGGGCGGCAACGGCGAGCATGGGCTCGTTGAGGTCGGTCGCTACATAACGAACGCCGGGCGGCAGTGCCGCGGCCACGGCGCGCGTCACGGCGCCGGTGCCCGCGGCGATCTCCAGCAGCACGGCGGGAACGCGGGCGGCGACGCGCTTCGCGATGTCCTCCGCATAGACGGAGAAGATCATCGGCACGAGATACTCGTCGTAGATTCTCGGAATCGAGCCGGCGAAAACCTTGTCAGTGTCGGACATGATGGCCTCGCTGAAGGTTCGGACACGGGGTGCATGTTAGCACGGTTTTCGGGCGAGCCAGCAACCGCGCGAACTCCACCGGCCACCGATCCTACGACCTCGCCCGGCCGACCTCGCGGATCGGCCGCGTCCCGTCCCAGTTCGACGCGGCCTGCCGGACCTTCTCGAAGAACGGCCCCTTGGTGCCGCTGATGTCCGAGATCTCGATCACCGTGCCCGGATGGGCCTGGGTGTCGAAATAGGCAAAGCGCCCCTTGTCGCCGCCGATCTGGCCCTCATGGCCGATCCGATAGCCGAGCCCGATCGCCTTGTCGTAGAGCGCCTGGTAGTCGTGGCTCCAGTAGGACATGTGCTGGAGGCCTTCGTGGCCAGCATCGAGGAACTCCCTGTACAGCGAGGGCGCATCGTTGCGCTGCTGGATTAGCTCGATCTGGAGATCGCCGGAATTGGCGAGCGCGATGCTCATCTCGACCGCGGAGTCCTGGCCGCGATGGCGGAACCAGTCGGTCTTGACCCGGTCCATGTAGTACCAGGGGCCGACACCCATCACCTCGATCCAGTGCTTCATCGCGGCGTGGATGTCCCGCACCACATATCCGTTCTGGCGCACCGCGCCGAAGATGCGGCTCATGTCAGCGCTCCCGTTCTCTGCCTATTCACCGCTGGACCCCATCCTGAGGGGCCGCCGCAGGCGGGCGTCTCGAAGGATGGCCGCACACACGCTGCCCGCCACATTCCTGTTCACTTGACCTCGATGCCTGCGTCCTTGGCAACCTGCTTCCAGGCTACGATGTCGCGGGCGTTGATGTCGCGCTGTTCCTCGCCGGGGACGAACTGCGGCGTAATGCCGAGCTTCAGCAGCTTCTCCTTGACCTCGGCATCCCCGAGCGCGTCCTTCAGCGCCGCCGACAATTTCTGCGCAACCGGCGGCGCCAGGCCCGCGGGTGCATACATTGCCCAGGACAGGCTACGGTCGAACGGCACGCCTTGCTCCCCGTAGCTGGCGACATCGGGCAGGCTCGGCGAACGCTCGCCGCAGGCGGCCAGCGCCTTGATCGAGCCGTCCTTCACCAGCGGCGTCGCGGTCGCCACGTCGAGCGTCGCAAGGGAGATGTGGCCGCCGAGCAGGTCGCCGGCCAGTTTTGCGATGCCGTTGAAAGGGACGTGGTCCATCTTGATGCCGGTCTGCTGCATCAGGATCTCCGCGCAGAGTTGGCCGGTCGAGCCGACGCCCCAGCTGCCGTACTGGACCGGCCCGCCCTTCTTGGCCATTGCGATCAGGCCCTTGATGTCGTTGGCCGCAAAATCCTTGGTCGCCACCAGGATGATCGAGGAGACGCCGACGCGACCGATCGTCGTAAAATCCTTGATCGAATCATAGAGCAGTTTCGGATAGATCGCCGGCGCCAGCACATGGGTGGTCATGCCGCCGACGGTGATGGTGTAGCCGTCATTTGGCGATGTCGCGACCATCTGCGTGCCGAGCGTGCCTGCTGCTCCCGTGTGGTTCTCGATGTAGATGCTTTGTCCGAGCGTCTTGCCCATCTTGTCGGCGAGCAGCCGGCCGACTACGTCACCCCCGCCGCCCGCCGCATAGGGCAGCAGCATCTTGATTTTATGCGTGGGGTAGACGGCGGGATCCTCGGCGTGTGACGGCAGGGCCGCCGACAACAATGCAAGAAGAGAAAGCGTGACGGTGCGCAGCATCATGATGGCATTCCCTAATCTTCGAAACGAAACCTGTAGGCATCGCCGTGCCTGATAACGCGGCCTGCGGTCGGTGCCGGAAAATGGCCGGTGAGCAGATAGCTCGGCGTATCCGCGAGTTCTTCCAGCAGCGCCATGCGCGTTGCGAGCGCCGCGGCCGGATCGACGTCGGCGGCATTGGAGAGCCAAGGTGCTGCGCACTGGATCGGATGGTGGATGACGTCGCCCGACATCACCGCACGATCATGCCCGCCGGTGAGGTGGATCTGCATATTGCCGGCGGTGTGCCCAGGTGCCGGCGCAAAGCGCAAGGCCGCGTCGCGATCGCTGAACAGGCGATGATCGGTCTCGACGAATTCGGCAAGGCCCGCCGCCACCACCGGCAGCACGGAATCCTCGAACGAGCCGTGGTTCACCGGATTCTTCGGCGCGGAATTGTGCGCCACCTCGAAGTGCCGGTATTCTTCGCGGCCCATCAGATAGCGCGCATTGGGGAAGGTCGGCACCCAGCGGCCGTCGAGGAGGCGCGTGTTCCAGCCGACGTGATCGACATGCAGATGCGTGCACATCACGAAATCGACCTGTTCGGGCGCAACGCCCAGCGCCTGCAAGTTCTCCAGGTAGGGTTGATCGAGGTTGTTCCACGCCGGCACTCGCGGGCGGGGCTTGTGATTGCCGCAGCAGGTGTCGACGATCGCGGTCCAGCGCGGCGTGCGCACGAGATAGGAGTGGTGGCTGAGGATAAAGCGGCCGGTCTCCGGCTCGATGTAGCGGTGATCGAGCCAGCTGCGATTCTCCGCAATCACCGCGTCGGTGACGTTGGCGAACAGCCAGTTTTTCTCGAAGGCAAGCGCGGGGATATCGCTGACGAGATCGACCCGCATGCTGCCGATCGTCACCTGCCGCATCGGCTTAGTTTTTCAGGAGGTCACCGAACGGCACCCAGCGCGTGCCGTCGAAACGGATCAGCTGAAGGCTCGTCATCGGCGTAAAGTGCTCGGGCGAATTGTTCACCGCCGTGCCGTTGATCAGCATCGGCAGCTTCACGTCCTTCATGGTCGTGGCCTGCTTCATCACATTGGAGCGGGTGAGGTCGTTGCCGGAGGCCTTCAGTACCGTCACCAGCGTCTGCGCGATGGTGTAGCCGTAGACGTTGAGCCAGTCGCTCTTGTTGGCGTCCGGCATGTACTTGTCCATGAAGGCCAGCCATTCCCGGTAGCCGGGGTCATCCTTGTTGGCGGGATCGGTGGCGTCCTTCAGATATTGGCTGGAGATGACGCCGGTGGAATTGTCCTTGCCGGCCGGCTCCAGCACGCCGCTGATCGAGGCCGAGACGTTGGAGATGATCGTCGTCGGCTTCCACCCGATCTCGCCGATCTTGCGGATCGCCTGCGCCGCGAATTTCGGCGTTGCCGCGACCAGAACCACGTCGGAGCCCGCGGTCTTCAACTGCAGGATCTGGGTATCGACTGTCGGGGCCGAAGTCTCATAGGCTGCGCGTGCGACGATCGCTTCGCCGCTGCCGAGGCCTTCTTCCAGCGCCTTCAGATAGTCCTTGCCGAGGTCGTCGTTCTGGTAGAGCACGCCGATCTTCGCATTGGCATGGCTCGCCTTGATGTATTTTGCGTAAGCGATGGCCTCGTCGCGATAGGTCGGCTGCCAGCCGACGGTCCATGGGAAATTCTTGGGATCGTCCCACTTCGCCGCGCCCGAACCCAGGAACAGCTGCGGCACCTTGCGGTCGTTGAGATATTTGTGCACGGCACTGTTGGTCGGCGTGCCGACGCCGCCGAAGATCAGCAGCACTTCCTCGCTCTCGACCAGCCGCCGGGTCTGCTCCACCGTCTTGGGCGGGCTGTAGGCATCGTCGGCGATGATCATCTGGACGCGCCGGCCGTTGACGCCGCCGTCGTCGTTCACTTTCCGGAAATAGGCTTCCGCGGATTTCGCGATCTGCGCGAAGGCCGAGACCGGGCCGCTCAGCGGCGCCGTGGTGCCGATCTTGATGGTCTTGTCGTCGGCGCCGGGATCGTACTTGTTTTGGGCAGAGGCGGCGCTGTTTGCGAGCAGCGGCAACAGGATGCAGGCCGCACGAAGGATGGCAAAACGCGCCATGACGTCATCTCCCCAAAAATTGCCCTCCGCCTCTCGAGGAGCGGAGTTGAAACGCGAGAACATCGCCCGCGAGCGGGCTTGCGGGCCGCGACCGCCGTTGCCACAAGGGCAAACGAACGATCGTTCGTACGGTTGACTAGCGAACGATCGTTCGTTAGTCAAGTCGTCATGGCTCTTCATACCTCCAGCGCGGCGGAAGCGGCTGCGCCCACGACCCGCGAGCGCATCCTCACCGAGGCGCTCGATCTGTTCGCGCAGAGTGGCTATGGCGGCGCCTCGATGCGCGAGCTGGCGCGCCGCGTCGGCATCCGCGAGAGCAGCCTCTACAATCATTTCGCCGGCAAGGCCGCGATCCTGGAAGCGATCGTCAGCGAGCACGGCCCGGCGAGTTCGGCGAGCCGGTTGGAAGAGCCGCGCTACAAGCAGCTCGCGCGCCAGCCCGCGGCGTTCTGCCGCCAGTTCGCGCTCGACCTCGTCGAGCAATGGTCCGACCCGCGCGAGCATCAATTCCAGAAGGTGATCACGGCGGAGCGTAACCGCGTGCCCGGCATCCGCGCCAAGTTCGCCGATCATTTCTACGCGCGCGAGCAGAGCATGATGACGGATTATTTCCGCGGCTTCGTGCTCGCCGGCCTGGTCAAGACGCCGGATCCGCGCGAGACCGCGCGGCTGTTCGCGGCAGGCCTGATCTACATCCGCCTCGAGCATTACGTGATGGGCGCAGCACCTTCGCCGCGGCCGAAGGTGATCGAAGCCATCGAGCGTTATCTCGCCTTCTTCCTGTCGCTGATCGCGGCAGGCGAAGATACCGACAACAAGAAACGAAAGCCCAAGGGAGAAACGCGTGGCAAGGCTGCCCCTGATTGATCCGGAGACGACGAGCGGCGACATCCGCGCCTCGTTCGACCGCATGCCGGTCAAGCTCAACATCTTCCGCATGATGGCCCATGCCGAGGCCAACATGATCCCGGCGATGCGGCTCGGCAATTCGATCCTGCACAAGCAGAAGCTCTCGGCGGTCAACCGCGAGCTGCTGATCCTGCAGGCCGCCCAGTTGGAGGGCGGTGCCTATGAATGGCGCCAGCACGTGCCGATCGCGTTCGGCGTCGGCTGCACGCAAGGACAGGTCGACGCGGTCGAGCGCGGCGAGTACGACGCCGCCGCTCTGAACGAGGCCGAGCGCGCGCTGCTGAACTTCGGGCGCGAGGTGGTCGAGAACGTCCGCGTGCCCGAGGCGACCTTCGCCGCCGCTCGCGCGCATTTCAGCGACCAGGAGATCGTGGAATCGATCGTCGCGCTCGGCTTCTACATGATGATGGCACGCCTGACCGAGGCGACCGAAACCGATCTCGATCCCGCCGCCGGGATGACGGTCTATGACGGCGGCAAGAAGCCGGTTGGTTGAGATGGCGGAAGCCGAGAGCAAGCCGGAACGCTTTGTTCGTCCGCCCAGCGCGGAATCGCTCGGTGAGGCGCCGGGCAGGGGTCGCCTGACGGGCCGTCGCATCCTCATTGTCGGCGGCGGCCAGCGCGTATTCGATGCCGAAACGGATCCGATCGGCAACGGCCGCGCCATGAGCATTCTGTGCGCGCGCGAGGGGGCGAAAGTCGCGGTTGCGGATATCAACCACACCTCCGCGCAGCAGACCGCCAAGCACATCACCAAAGAAGGCGGCGAGGCTTTTGCCATCGCGGCCGATGTCACGTCGGAGACAGACGTGCAACGCATGATCGAGCAGGCGCATCGCGCTATGGGCGGCCTCGACGGCATGGTGCTGAACATCGGCACGTTCGGCAAGACCGGGCTCGACAACGTCAGTCCCGAGGAATGGAACAGGATCTACGACGTCAATGTCCGCGGGCCCATGCTGTGCTGCCGCGCCGCGCTGCCGAAATTCGACAATGGCGGCGCCATCGTCTTCATCTCCTCGATCGCCGCGCTGAAAGCGGGATCGCAGATGGCGGTATATGATTCATCGAAAGCCGCGCTTGGCGGTCTGATGCGCAACATCGCCCATCTCGGCTCGCGCCGCGGCATTCGCGCCAATCTCGTCTATCCCGGCCTCGTCGACACCCCGAACGGCCGCGAAGCGGGCGCCGGCCGCCCCAACCGCGGCAAGGGCCACGTCCCGTTCGGTCGCCAGGCCACGGCCTGGGAGATCGCCTATGCCGTGCTGTTCTTCCTGTCCGACGAAAGCGTCTACGTTACCGCGCAGACGCTCGCGGTGGATAGCGGGTTGAGTGGGATGTAGTCCCGGTTACGAACGCTTCGTTTTGATGGATATGGATGCTATCCATATCCCATCCTGACAGGCTCGATTCCATGAAGACCACGCTGCTCAAATCCGAAGACTATACCCGCTCGCCCTGGAAGAACGGCGGCGGTATTTTCACCGATATCGCGGACGCGCATCGTCCGGGCAGTCCGGCGAAGGATTGGGACAGCCTGCTCTGGCGCTTTGCCTCGACGCCGATCGTGGCGCCCGGGCCGTTCTCGCACATGCCGGGCATCGACCGCCTGCAGATGGTCGTGGGCGGGCGAGGGCTGGTGCTGAGATCGCCGACGCAGGAGTTCGACGAGCGCGAACCTTTTACGACGGTGCGCTTCACCGGCGAGATGGAGATCGTGACCGCGCTCGAGGCAGGTCCGGTCGAGGTCGTGAACTTGATGGCCCGGCGCGGTGCGGCGGAGATCGCGCTTGCGGCGCTGAGGGAGCCCGGCGAGCGGCAGCTTCCCGCCGGCACGCATCTGGTCTACGCGGCGGGCGGCGTTGGCCGCGTCCGCCTCGGAGGCGAGGATTTTGCGATTTCGCACGAAAACACGCTGAAGATCGAACTCGCCGAGGCATCGACCCTGACGCTTGTTTCGGGCCTTGTCGTGCTGGGATCGATCCGGCTGGTCGGCTAGAACGACCGGCGGCTGCGCACAATCCGGGCAATCGGCCAGGTTGACGATTTCGGCTCGGAACACGATATCTGATGCAATTCAGACCGTCGAAGCCCAGGACATGAACGTGCCGACAAGCATCAATCCCCCCACCATGTCCGACGGTGTCGTCGACTGGCTGACCAACGGCACGCGCGACGAGCGCTTTATCGACAACATTTTTGCCGAGATGTGCATTCGTCTGCAGCAGGCCGGCATTCCGCTGAAACGGTCGACGTTTCACGTGCTGATCCATCATCCGCAATGGCTGGGGGCCCGCTTCATGTGGGCCGATGGCATGCGCGAGGCGGAGATCGCGCTGGTCGATTTCGACGTGCGCGAGCGCTCCGAATACATCGGCAGTCCCGCCAACGAAATGCAGAACGGTGCAACCGAACTACGCGAGAATCTCGAACGCAACGCCGCGCTCGGCCGCAAGCACGCGCTCTATGACGAGATGCGGTCGAAGGGCCTGACCGACTATGCCGCCTGGCCGCTCTACCACACGCTCGGCAAGCGTCATCTCATTACCTTCGCGACCGATCGCCCCGGCGGCTTCGACGATTCGCATATCGCTGCGCTGAAGCGCGTGCTGCCGGTGCTGGCGCTGGTCAGCGAGATCCGCATCAAGAACCGCCTCGCGCGAACGCTGCTGGAGACTTATGTCGGTTCGCATGCCAGCGAGCTGATCCTGGCCGGCGCCACGCGGCGCGGCACCGGAACCACGGTGCGCGCCGCGATCCTGATCTGCGACCTGCGCGATTTCACGAGGATTTCCGACAACTGGCCGCGCGACGACGTCATCGATCTCCTCAACGATTATTTCGACGCGATGTCTGAGCCGATCGCGAAGCACGGCGGCGAGATCCTCAAATTCATCGGCGACGGCTTGCTCGCGATCTTCCCGCTTCATGAGCCCGACGCCTGCGCCAATCTGCTTCGCGCCGTAACCGAGGCACGTCAAGCCATGACCGCGCTGAATGCGCGCAACAACGGCACGGGGCGCGCGCCGCTGAATTACGGCATCGGCGTTCACGTCGGCGACGTCATGTACGGCAATATCGGATCATCCAGCCGGCTCGACTTCACCGTGATCGGTCCCGCCGTCAACATGGCCTCCCGCCTCGAAGCGCTCACCAAGCAATTGGGACGCACCGTGCTGCTGTCGCGCGCGTTCGCCGAACTTGTCGAGCCGCAATTCGAGCTGGAGCACGTCGGTCAACACGAGGTGCGCGGCTTCAGCGATCCGATCGAGCTGTTTGCCTATCACGGGTGAGGCGGATCGCGACCGTAAGTCACGCCTAGGTGAACGCGGCGAAGAACCGGATGGCGAAGAACGCCCCCGCGGCGACGGCGGCGGTGGCGCCGATCGCGAAGACGATCCGCAGGCTTTCATCCATCATGCTGATTCCTTGAAGCGGCCCCGGACTCAGCAGGGGTGGGCTAAGAGCCGGAGCCGCCAAAGTGCCGGTGTTATGTAGGACCCGGCGTTTACCAATCTACGGCCGATGTGCCGGTTCCTATTCGCGCAGACGGCGGCCCCATCGTGGGCGCGACGAATTTTCGTCCGGTGGGACCGCCGGTCGGCTTCGCGCGTGAGGAGGCTCGCTTGCCGACATTAAAGATACGTGGGACGCACATCCGGTTTTCAAACTCGCCACCTTAAATTCCTGTCATGTGGTGGAAACGCTGCGGTACGGCTCGAAGGTCCGAAAGTTTCAAACCGTCCCCGAGAATGTTTCGCGTGCGGCGTGATCCCATTAGGAACGAGGCCACTTTGCGCGACGTTGGCCCGCACACATGAACCAGGAGATTCCCATGAAGAAGATGATCATCGCGTCCGCCGCTCTCGCACTGATGTGCGGCTCTGCTTTCGCACAGAACACCGGTCCAGCTCCGCAATCCGACAACATGCAGAAGCCGGGCATGCACAACACCGAGAAGGGTTCGATGCACAAGGGCACGACCGGCATGAACACCGGAACGAACGGTATGACCAGGGGTGGCATGCAGCCCGACGCGTCCGGCCAGGGCGGTTCCGGTCCGGGCAGCGACCAGGGCGGCACTAAGGTCGCTCCCGGCAGCATGAAATAAGTCGGTCGATACGATGCAAATCAAGGGCTCCGCAAGTTGCGGGGCCTTTTTTGCCTGCAGGCGGTATGCTTCGCGCAGATGGCGAACATGGCCGCGATTTAACCGTCCGGCTTGAGTTCTTTTGCTGATCCGAAACGTATCTCTACATCGGTGTCGCAGAATGCGGCACCAATGGTCCGGAGTCATCTCATGCATCGTCATTTGTCCATCGCGGCTCTTGCCGCCGTTTCCGCACTCACGATCGGCGGAGCCTGCTCTGCCGCGTCCGCAAGAGAGCTCGTGCAGGACAGCTACTGCCTGCAGGGACGCCAGTCCGGCTATCCCGGCAACTGTGAGTTCTCCAGCTATCGACAGTGCATGGCCACTGCGAGCGGCACCAATGAGGGCTGCGGTATCAATCCGATGAGAGCCTACGCACCGCTACGCCAGACGCAACGCGTCCGGTAAAACAGCCAAAGCGAACAGGGGGCGCCGGCAACGGCGCCTTTGTTCGATGGGCCAGGGGCGATCATGTCTCCAATCCTGCAATGGTTCTTTCGAAACCGAAAAACCGGCGAGATCACCATCGTCCAGGCGCCCAATCTCGTGCTCTGGGTCGTCATCGTGGCCGGCGTCCTTCACTGGATCTGGCCTTGGCCAGGCACCTCCGCCATGGTCCTGGATATCATTTTCAGAGGCGGCCTCGTGGTCTGGGCTCTCGACGAGATCTTTCGCGGCGTGAATCCGTGGCGTCGCTGTCTGGGCGGCGTCGTCCTGATCTATGAGCTCGCGATCCTTCTGTGACTGCTCGGAAGGCGTCGTCTCACTGTTTCGATCCGGTCCAGCTTCCGACGCATCCGTCGGACCGCCGGAATGTGCCGGACCCGCTGCGGCCCGAGAACCGGCCGGACATGGTCCAGCTCAAACTTCCGGCGGCTCCCGTTCCCGACACGCCGCCATTCGGACTGACGCGCCCGGTGCCGTATTGCCCCACCATCTTGCCGCTGGTGACGACCACCGTGTCGGTTGAGCCGGCGCAGGTTTGGCCGACGCTGGTCAGGACCCATGCTCCGTCATAACTGCCGCCTCCGCCGCTCCGTTGCGGCGCGCGGCCCGGCGCTTCGTCCGCGGGCGTGCTGCGTCGTGCCGGCTTTGCGGGCTCAGCGGCACGAGGCGTCTCGCGCGATCCGGATAGCGACTTTTCGTCATTGCCGATGCTGCCACCGGCGCTGCCCGATTGCGCATGCGCCATATCAGGCACGGCGGCAATTGCGAGCCCGGCTAACAACAGGGCGCCTCCAAGAGAACGTCGAATCTGGCTTTTCATCTTGCACGG encodes the following:
- a CDS encoding VOC family protein gives rise to the protein MSRIFGAVRQNGYVVRDIHAAMKHWIEVMGVGPWYYMDRVKTDWFRHRGQDSAVEMSIALANSGDLQIELIQQRNDAPSLYREFLDAGHEGLQHMSYWSHDYQALYDKAIGLGYRIGHEGQIGGDKGRFAYFDTQAHPGTVIEISDISGTKGPFFEKVRQAASNWDGTRPIREVGRARS
- a CDS encoding TetR/AcrR family transcriptional regulator; translation: MALHTSSAAEAAAPTTRERILTEALDLFAQSGYGGASMRELARRVGIRESSLYNHFAGKAAILEAIVSEHGPASSASRLEEPRYKQLARQPAAFCRQFALDLVEQWSDPREHQFQKVITAERNRVPGIRAKFADHFYAREQSMMTDYFRGFVLAGLVKTPDPRETARLFAAGLIYIRLEHYVMGAAPSPRPKVIEAIERYLAFFLSLIAAGEDTDNKKRKPKGETRGKAAPD
- a CDS encoding HutD family protein, giving the protein MKTTLLKSEDYTRSPWKNGGGIFTDIADAHRPGSPAKDWDSLLWRFASTPIVAPGPFSHMPGIDRLQMVVGGRGLVLRSPTQEFDEREPFTTVRFTGEMEIVTALEAGPVEVVNLMARRGAAEIALAALREPGERQLPAGTHLVYAAGGVGRVRLGGEDFAISHENTLKIELAEASTLTLVSGLVVLGSIRLVG
- a CDS encoding carboxymuconolactone decarboxylase family protein → MARLPLIDPETTSGDIRASFDRMPVKLNIFRMMAHAEANMIPAMRLGNSILHKQKLSAVNRELLILQAAQLEGGAYEWRQHVPIAFGVGCTQGQVDAVERGEYDAAALNEAERALLNFGREVVENVRVPEATFAAARAHFSDQEIVESIVALGFYMMMARLTEATETDLDPAAGMTVYDGGKKPVG
- a CDS encoding adenylate/guanylate cyclase domain-containing protein; translated protein: MNVPTSINPPTMSDGVVDWLTNGTRDERFIDNIFAEMCIRLQQAGIPLKRSTFHVLIHHPQWLGARFMWADGMREAEIALVDFDVRERSEYIGSPANEMQNGATELRENLERNAALGRKHALYDEMRSKGLTDYAAWPLYHTLGKRHLITFATDRPGGFDDSHIAALKRVLPVLALVSEIRIKNRLARTLLETYVGSHASELILAGATRRGTGTTVRAAILICDLRDFTRISDNWPRDDVIDLLNDYFDAMSEPIAKHGGEILKFIGDGLLAIFPLHEPDACANLLRAVTEARQAMTALNARNNGTGRAPLNYGIGVHVGDVMYGNIGSSSRLDFTVIGPAVNMASRLEALTKQLGRTVLLSRAFAELVEPQFELEHVGQHEVRGFSDPIELFAYHG
- a CDS encoding Bug family tripartite tricarboxylate transporter substrate binding protein; its protein translation is MMLRTVTLSLLALLSAALPSHAEDPAVYPTHKIKMLLPYAAGGGGDVVGRLLADKMGKTLGQSIYIENHTGAAGTLGTQMVATSPNDGYTITVGGMTTHVLAPAIYPKLLYDSIKDFTTIGRVGVSSIILVATKDFAANDIKGLIAMAKKGGPVQYGSWGVGSTGQLCAEILMQQTGIKMDHVPFNGIAKLAGDLLGGHISLATLDVATATPLVKDGSIKALAACGERSPSLPDVASYGEQGVPFDRSLSWAMYAPAGLAPPVAQKLSAALKDALGDAEVKEKLLKLGITPQFVPGEEQRDINARDIVAWKQVAKDAGIEVK
- a CDS encoding ABC transporter substrate-binding protein codes for the protein MARFAILRAACILLPLLANSAASAQNKYDPGADDKTIKIGTTAPLSGPVSAFAQIAKSAEAYFRKVNDDGGVNGRRVQMIIADDAYSPPKTVEQTRRLVESEEVLLIFGGVGTPTNSAVHKYLNDRKVPQLFLGSGAAKWDDPKNFPWTVGWQPTYRDEAIAYAKYIKASHANAKIGVLYQNDDLGKDYLKALEEGLGSGEAIVARAAYETSAPTVDTQILQLKTAGSDVVLVAATPKFAAQAIRKIGEIGWKPTTIISNVSASISGVLEPAGKDNSTGVISSQYLKDATDPANKDDPGYREWLAFMDKYMPDANKSDWLNVYGYTIAQTLVTVLKASGNDLTRSNVMKQATTMKDVKLPMLINGTAVNNSPEHFTPMTSLQLIRFDGTRWVPFGDLLKN
- a CDS encoding DUF3551 domain-containing protein, with product MHRHLSIAALAAVSALTIGGACSAASARELVQDSYCLQGRQSGYPGNCEFSSYRQCMATASGTNEGCGINPMRAYAPLRQTQRVR
- a CDS encoding MBL fold metallo-hydrolase produces the protein MRQVTIGSMRVDLVSDIPALAFEKNWLFANVTDAVIAENRSWLDHRYIEPETGRFILSHHSYLVRTPRWTAIVDTCCGNHKPRPRVPAWNNLDQPYLENLQALGVAPEQVDFVMCTHLHVDHVGWNTRLLDGRWVPTFPNARYLMGREEYRHFEVAHNSAPKNPVNHGSFEDSVLPVVAAGLAEFVETDHRLFSDRDAALRFAPAPGHTAGNMQIHLTGGHDRAVMSGDVIHHPIQCAAPWLSNAADVDPAAALATRMALLEELADTPSYLLTGHFPAPTAGRVIRHGDAYRFRFED
- a CDS encoding class I SAM-dependent methyltransferase produces the protein MSDTDKVFAGSIPRIYDEYLVPMIFSVYAEDIAKRVAARVPAVLLEIAAGTGAVTRAVAAALPPGVRYVATDLNEPMLAVAAQRQANDDRITWRQADAMALPFADAEFDVVCCQFGAMFFPDRVKAYGEVKRVLKPDGTFVFNVWDRIEDNVVTHEATIALAKVFPDDPPRFMVRTPHGYYDKSLIKSDLERAGFRDVSIETRSETSRAPSPEYVALALCQGTPLRSEIEARDASKLQAATDLVAETLRTLHGSGAVDGKIQAIVIEARP
- a CDS encoding SDR family NAD(P)-dependent oxidoreductase — encoded protein: MTAARSRLVEMAEAESKPERFVRPPSAESLGEAPGRGRLTGRRILIVGGGQRVFDAETDPIGNGRAMSILCAREGAKVAVADINHTSAQQTAKHITKEGGEAFAIAADVTSETDVQRMIEQAHRAMGGLDGMVLNIGTFGKTGLDNVSPEEWNRIYDVNVRGPMLCCRAALPKFDNGGAIVFISSIAALKAGSQMAVYDSSKAALGGLMRNIAHLGSRRGIRANLVYPGLVDTPNGREAGAGRPNRGKGHVPFGRQATAWEIAYAVLFFLSDESVYVTAQTLAVDSGLSGM